One Primulina tabacum isolate GXHZ01 chromosome 10, ASM2559414v2, whole genome shotgun sequence DNA segment encodes these proteins:
- the LOC142504967 gene encoding uncharacterized protein LOC142504967 — MKKNLGDQFAKFLDIFKKIHINIPFADALEQMPNYAKFIKDVMSKKRKLQEYETVKLTEECSVIRQKKLPQKLKDPGSFTIPFFIGGSKCSRTLCDLRASINLMSFSFYMELEIGEVKPTTITLQLADRSLTYPRGIVEDVLVKVDKFIFPADFVILDIKDDRNTPLIFGRPFLAIGMASIDVHKGELTMRVGGESVIFYIYHALKGSNEVSTCKFIDIIDSCVSLDYAGMRDPLESCLIGVAGTANEDDWEFKEQLIALDGLQKERKKIAQL; from the coding sequence atgaagaagaatttgGGTGATCAGTTTGCAAAGTTCTTggatatttttaagaaaattcacatcaacataccatttgctgatgctCTGGAACAAATGCCGAATTATGCAAAATTCATTAAAGATGTGATGTCTAAGAAGAGAAAGCTGCAGGAGTATGAGACTGTGAAGCTGACTGAAGAGTGTAGCGTCATTCGGCAAAAGAAGCTGccacaaaaattaaaagatccagggagttttactattcctttcTTTATTGGTGGTTCTAAATGTAGTAGAACTTTATGTGATTTAAGAGCAAGTATTAATTTGATGTCATTTTCTTTTTATATGGAATTGGAGATTGGAGAGGTCAAACCAACCACTATCACCTTACAGCTTGCAGACAGAAGTCTCACGTATCCACGTGGAATCGTTGAGGATGTACTGGTAAAAgtagataaatttatttttcctgctgattttgtgattttagaTATTAAAGATGATCGTAATACCCCATTAATCTTTGGGAGACCGTTTCTGGCTATTGGAATGGCATCGATAGATGTACATAAGGGTGAACTCACCATGAGAGTTGGTGGAGAATCAGTCATTTTTTATATCTATCATGCCCTGAAGGGATcaaatgaggtaagtacttgtaaATTCATTGATATTATAGACTCATGTGTATCTCTTGATTATGCAGGAATGAGGGATcctttggagagttgtttgatAGGTGTTGCAGGAACTGCTAATGAAGATGATTGGGAATTTAAAGAGCAACTCATTGCTCTTGATGGAttgcagaaagaaagaaagaaaattgcacaactttag